From a single Buteo buteo chromosome 14, bButBut1.hap1.1, whole genome shotgun sequence genomic region:
- the SLITRK6 gene encoding SLIT and NTRK-like protein 6 translates to MKLWIFILYSVVVASDPFQSQPSFSSVRGSCQSLCFCEEKDETVIINCEERGIKMVSEINVPPSRPFHLNLLNNGLTMLHVNDFAGLVNAISLHLGFNNIADIEPGAFNGLSLLKQLHINHNSLETLKEDTFNGLENLEFLQADNNFITVIEASAFSKLNRLKVLILNDNAIEYLPPNVFRFVPLTHLDLRGNQLQTLPYVGFLEHIGRILDLQLEDNKWACNCDLLQLKIWLENMPPQSIIGDVVCNSPPVIKGSILSRLKKESLCPTHPVNELEDPSGSLPLVVTTSISVSHLSTKVIPILKAPTKEPSLTLHTSKPTTQFPGIYCPVPCHCTSHMLSGVLMHCQERNIESLSDLGPPPPNPKKLILAGNIIQTLLKSDLVDYASLEMLHLGNNRIENLEEGSFMNLTRLQKLYLNGNHLTKLSQNLFFGLQHLEYLYLEYNAIKEVLPGTFNAMPKLKVLYLNNNLLQTLPPHIFSGVPLARLNLKTNQFAHLPVSNVLDELDMLVQIELEDNPWDCTCDSVGLQKWIQKLSKNTMMGDIFCKSPGHLAKKELKSLNSEVLCPGLINSPALPTHASFVVVTTSSTTTNTADTILRSLTDAVPLSVLILGLLIVFITIVFCAAGIVVLVLHRRRRCKKKQADEQMRDSSPVHLQYSMYGHKTTHHHTTERPAATLYEQRMVTPLVQVYRSPSFSPKHTEQQEEGSEKEANDSKQLRRSLLERENSSPLTGPNVKYKATDQSAEFLSFQDASCLYRNILEKERELQQLGITEYLRKNIVQLQPDMEVHYPGTHEELKLMETLMYSRPRKVFLEQTKNEYFELKANLHAEPDYLEVLEQQT, encoded by the coding sequence ATGAAGCTCTGGATTTTTATTCTATATTCAGTTGTGGTTGCATCTGATCCTTTCCAGTCAcagccttctttttcttcagtgagagGATCTTGCCAGagtttgtgtttctgtgaagaaaaggaTGAGACCGTGATTATAAACTGCGAAGAAAGAGGCATCAAGATGGTATCAGAAATAAATGTCCCACCATCACGGCCTTTCCATCTTAATCTGTTAAACAATGGCCTGACTATGTTGCACGTGAATGATTTTGCTGGCCTTGTGAATGCTATCTCTCTTCATCTTGGTTTTAATAATATTGCAGATATTGAGCCTGGGGCTTTCAATGGTCTCAGCCTTCTTAAGCAACTTCATATCAATCACAATTCTTTAGAAACACTTAAAGAAGATACATTTAATGGATTGGAAAATCTGGAGTTTCTTCAAGCAGACAACAATTTCATCACAGTGATTGAAGCAAGTGCCTTTAGCAAGCTCAACAGGCTTAAAGTGCTTATTTTGAATGATAATGCCATTGAGTATCTTCCTCCAAACGTATTTCGTTTTGTGCCATTGACCCATTTAGATCTTCGCGGAAACCAGTTACAGACACTGCCCTATGTTGGCTTTTTGGAACATATTGGTAGAATACTAGACCTTCAGCTGGAAGACAATAAATGGGCCTGTAACTGTGATTTGCTGCAGCTGAAGATATGGCTAGAAAACATGCCTCCTCAGTCAATAATAGGTGATGTTGTATGCAATAGTCCTCCAGTTATCAAAGGCAGCATCTTAAGCCGGTTGAAAAAAGAATCACTTTGTCCCACTCATCCTGTCAATGAACTTGAAGATCCTTCAGGGTCACTGCCCTTGGTTGTAACGACCTCTATTAGTGTTAGTCACCTATCAACTAAGGTGATTCCTATCCTGAAAGCTCCTACTAAAGAACCAAGTTTAACGCTTCATACTTCAAAGCCTACTACTCAGTTTCCAGGAATCTATTGTCCCGTCCCCTGCCACTGCACCAGCCATATGCTCTCAGGAGTTCTCATGCACTGCCAGGAGCGAAATATTGAAAGCTTGTCTGATTTAGGGCCCCCTCCTCCAAATCCTAAAAAGCTTATTCTAGCTGGAAACATTATTCAGACATTACTGAAATCAGATCTTGTGGACTACGCCAGCCTAGAAATGCTTCACCTGGGGAACAATCGCATTGAAAACCTTGAGGAAGGATCCTTTATGAATCTGACTAGACTGCAGAAATTATATCTTAATGGCAATCACCTTACAAAGTTAAGTCAAAATCTATTCTTTGGCCTTCAGCACCTTGAATACTTGTACCTTGAATATAATGCTATCAAAGAAGTTTTGCCAGGGACATTTAATGCAATGCCAAAACTTAAGGTCCTCTACTTAAATAACAACCTTCTGCAGACTTTGCCACCCCATATCTTTTCAGGTGTTCCACTAGCCAGAttaaatctgaaaacaaaccaatttGCTCATTTGCCTGTGAGCAATGTCTTGGATGAACTGGATATGCTGGTACAAATTGAACTTGAAGACAACCCCTGGGACTGTACCTGTGATTCAGTTGGGCTGCAAAAATGGATACAAAAACTGAGTAAGAATACAATGATGGGTGATATTTTTTGTAAATCTCCAGGACACctagcaaaaaaagaattgaaatcTCTGAACAGTGAAGTCTTGTGTCCAGGTTTAATAAACAGCCCTGCCCTACCAACTCATGCCAGTTTTGTAGTTGTGACAACTTCTTCTACTACTACCAACACCGCAGACACCATCCTGCGATCCCTTACAGATGCCGTCCCACTTTCTGTTCTAATATTAGGACTTCTAATTGTGTTTATAACTATTGTATTTTGTGCAGCAGGAATAGTTGTTCTTGTTCTGCATCGGCGACGAagatgcaaaaagaaacaagcgGATGAACAAATGAGGGATAGTAGCCCAGTTCACCTTCAGTACAGCATGTATGGGCATAAGACCACACACCACCACACAACGGAGCGCCCAGCCGCAACTCTCTATGAGCAACGTATGGTTACTCCCTTGGTTCAGGTCTACCGCAGCCCATCCTTCAGCCCCAAGCATACTGAGCAACAGGAGGAGGGAAGTGAGAAGGAAGCTAACGATTCCAAACAACTCCGCCGAAGTCTCCTGGAAAGAGAGAACAGTTCACCTCTTACAGGTCCAAATGTCAAATATAAGGCTACAGATCAATCTGCtgaatttctgtcttttcaggaTGCCAGCTGCTTGTATAGAAACATtcttgaaaaagagagagaactgCAGCAACTAGGGATCACGGAATacctaagaaaaaatattgtccAGCTCCAGCCTGACATGGAAGTTCATTATCCTGGAACACATGAGGAGCTGAAGCTAATGGAGACACTCATGTACTCCAGGCCAAGAAAGGTTTTTCTAGAACAAActaaaaatgagtattttgaaCTCAAAGCTAATTTACATGCTGAGCCTGACTACCTGGAAGTCCTGGAGCAGCAAACATGA